One window of the Pyrus communis chromosome 17, drPyrComm1.1, whole genome shotgun sequence genome contains the following:
- the LOC137722272 gene encoding uncharacterized protein, with protein sequence MACATTRPTFSFHLSTTFPQHSHLKPRTQFPNPSLLPKIQTFSLSLTHIPSKPHKLSANSIDVSKEDKNSIDVSKEDKPTSDEPTSPPPASSVDPPEPVPEELETTFDKRRLEEKFAVLNTGVYECRSCGYKYDEAVGDPSYPVPPGLPFDKLPEDWRCPTCGAAQGFFVSKSVEIAGFAQNQQFGLGGNTLTSGQKAVLIFGGLFLFFVLFLSGYFLQ encoded by the coding sequence ATGGCTTGTGCAACAACAAGACCCACCTTTTCTTTCCATCTCTCAACCACTTTCCCCCAACATTCCCACCTAAAACCCAGAACCCAATTCCCCAATCCCTCCCTCCTCCCAAAGATCCAAACTTTTTCACTCTCTCTTACTCACATCCCCTCAAAACCCCACAAGTTGTCTGCAAACTCCATTGATGTCTCAAAGGAAGACAAAAACTCCATTGATGTGTCAAAGGAGGACAAACCCACTTCAGACGAACCCACATCGCCCCCTCCCGCCTCCTCCGTAGACCCACCAGAGCCTGTGCCGGAGGAACTCGAAACGACGTTCGACAAGCGGCGGCTGGAGGAGAAGTTTGCGGTGTTGAACACTGGGGTGTACGAATGCAGGTCTTGTGGGTACAAGTACGACGAGGCGGTGGGTGACCCGTCGTATCCAGTGCCGCCGGGATTGCCGTTTGATAAGTTGCCGGAGGATTGGAGGTGTCCGACGTGCGGGGCGGCGCAGGGGTTCTTTGTGAGTAAGAGTGTGGAGATTGCTGGGTTTGCGCAGAACCAGCAGTTCGGGCTGGGTGGGAATACACTCACTTCTGGGCAGAAGGCTGTGCTCATATTTGGGGggctctttcttttctttgtgcTTTTCTTATCTGGGTATTTTCTGCAATAA
- the LOC137722624 gene encoding probable transcription factor At3g04930: protein MAPDQDDAVLPEGDLSSSSQDEEEDDDVVDEDEEEDDVDVDDDVDDDDDVINSASPSTSSAGATDSLPVAIATATPTVTVALPARAPPTVPLTLASAPTTVITNDAVLSSDPKRHPALSSQPEEKKPAVLDDSRRLFQRLWTDEDEIELLQGFLDYTTQRGSRGSHQGPNDTALFYDQIKCKLQLDFNKNQLVEKLRRLKKKYRNVVTKIESGKEVSFKSPHDQATFEISRKIWSNIGRIGAADENALDDEDPSPNPNNPNFNSYEIKAEEAAGFAGDKKSTPRSRKRSRIQPRADEKPPPPPLRGGFVEPTPVIKDNNNGINSNNGGAGTNGSNCNVHGLIEETVKSCLSPLFKELLSNAMGVGPSRGFGGLAFNPIPLSFSGPLMNLNFGGGEVADDKWRKQQILELEVYSKRLDLVQNQIKVALDELRSNGG from the coding sequence ATGGCTCCCGACCAAGACGACGCCGTTCTCCCCGAAGGCgacctctcctcctcctctcaggacgaggaagaagacgacgacgTCGTCGATGAGGACGAGGAAGAAGATGACGTCGACGTCGACGACGACgtcgacgacgacgacgacgtcATCAACTCCGCCTCCCCTTCCACGTCATCCGCCGGCGCCACGGATTCTCTCCCCGTCGCCATCGCCACCGCAACTCCAACCGTCACCGTCGCCCTTCCCGCTCGGGCCCCGCCTACCGTGCCTCTGACCCTCGCTTCTGCTCCAACCACCGTAATCACAAACGACGCCGTGTTGTCGTCCGATCCCAAACGGCACCCCGCGTTGTCGTCCCAGCCGGAGGAGAAAAAACCGGCTGTGCTCGACGATTCTCGGAGATTATTTCAGAGGCTGTGGACCGACGAGGACGAGATCGAGCTTTTACAGGGCTTCCTCGACTACACGACGCAGCGAGGCAGCAGAGGCTCGCACCAGGGCCCAAACGACACCGCTTTGTTCTACGACCAGATCAAGTGCAAGCTCCAGCTTGACTTCAACAAGAACCAGCTCGTCGAGAAGCTCCGGCGGCTGAAGAAGAAGTACCGAAACGTAGTCACCAAAATCGAGAGCGGCAAAGAGGTCAGCTTCAAGAGCCCTCACGATCAGGCCACCTTCGAGATCTCCCGCAAGATCTGGAGCAATATCGGCCGAATTGGCGCCGCCGACGAGAACGCCCTCGACGATGAAGATCCGAGCCCTAACCCTAACAATCCTAATTTCAACAGTTACGAGATCAAGGCCGAGGAGGCTGCCGGTTTCGCCGGCGATAAGAAGTCCACGCCGAGATCACGCAAACGCTCGCGAATACAGCCAAGGGCCGACGAGAAACCCCCTCCTCCGCCGCTACGTGGCGGTTTCGTTGAGCCAACACCGGTAATCAAAGATAATAACAACGGCATTAACAGTAACAATGGTGGTGCTGGTACTAATGGCAGCAATTGTAATGTTCACGGGTTGATTGAGGAGACGGTGAAGAGTTGTCTGTCTCCATTGTTCAAGGAGTTACTGAGTAATGCAATGGGTGTCGGGCCATCCAGAGGGTTCGGAGGGTTGGCATTCAATCCGATTCCATTGAGCTTCAGCGGGCCTTTGATGAACTTGAATTTCGGGGGCGGGGAAGTGGCGGATGACAAGTGGAGGAAGCAGCAGATTTTGGAGTTGGAGGTGTACTCGAAGCGATTGGACTTGGTTCAGAATCAGATAAAAGTTGCATTGGATGAGTTGCGGTCCAATGGCGGGTGA
- the LOC137722191 gene encoding probable transcription factor At5g28040 — MAWRPLLSWIMSSSSSSYSSSEYQSDSEDDLRHRDPGNNNVQQAQKGHNVDDHDNEDDHNDVSYEPHEDEEEDEEKVEEPKSSSTSDYSFTIYEPRLKRRRIDHANEALTSLQEVKKRRGKRVWCKEDELELLRGFLDHYGTRQTKITRTTAKETSSLYDEIKPRLKLECNKTKMVEKLRRLKRKYHNVVKKMNEINSSGKEFRFKNAHDNAVFELSHTIWNVENRNNCVVESHNNNVMVKREEDNVAASSSVADHERPTTWFDENNNVTNADDNINTGHDVRRLIVGLAMNPMPLSLKGKMGSGGGGGSGEVGEVVEDEKWRQQQILELEAYEKRLDLVQHQVKAALEELRTKGGAH, encoded by the coding sequence ATGGCATGGCGGCCGTTGCTTAGTTGGATCATGTcgtcttcttcgtcttcttatTCATCCTCAGAGTACCAATCTGACTCTGAGGATGATCTTCGTCATCGTGACCCTGGCAACAACAACGTCCAGCAAGCACAAAAGGGTCACAATGTTGATGATCATGACAACGAGGACGATCACAATGACGTTTCATACGAACCCCATGAGGACGAGGAAGAGGACgaggagaaagtggaggaaCCGAAATCCAGCTCCACCTCCGACTACAGCTTCACAATATACGAGCCCCGTCTGAAACGACGACGTATTGACCATGCAAATGAGGCCTTGACGTCCCTACAAGAGGTAAAGAAACGGCGGGGTAAGAGGGTTTGGTGCAAGGAGGACGAGCTTGAGCTGTTGCGTGGCTTTCTTGACCACTACGGCACCAGACAAACCAAAATTACCAGAACCACCGCCAAGGAAACATCGTCGTTGTACGACGAAATCAAGCCGAGGTTAAAGCTTGAATGCAACAAGACAAAGATGGTGGAGAAGCTGAGAAGactaaagaggaagtaccacaATGTCGTGAAGAAAATGAACGAAATCAACTCCTCCGGGAAAGAGTTTCGGTTCAAAAACGCACACGACAACGCGGTTTTCGAGCTTTCACATACGATTTGGAATGTCGAAAACAGAAATAATTGTGTCGTGGAATCGCATAATAATAACGTTATGGTGAAGAGGGAGGAGGACAATGTGGCGGCGAGTAGTAGCGTTGCAGATCATGAGAGGCCAACGACGTGGTTTGATGAGAATAATAATGTTACTAATGCGGATGATAACATCAATACTGGTCATGATGTGAGACGATTGATAGTAGGGTTGGCTATGAATCCAATGCCTTTGAGTTTGAAAGGTAAAATGGGAAGTGGCGGCGGCGGTGGCAGTGGTGAGGTTGGAGAAGTGGTGGAGGATGAGAAGTGGAGGCAGCAGCAGATTTTGGAGTTGGAGGCTTATGAAAAGAGGTTGGATTTGGTGCAGCATCAGGTTAAGGCAGCTTTGGAGGAATTGAGGACCAAGGGAGGAGCTCACtaa